A section of the Phaseolus vulgaris cultivar G19833 chromosome 8, P. vulgaris v2.0, whole genome shotgun sequence genome encodes:
- the LOC137824393 gene encoding uncharacterized protein, which yields MTKIFVLLLCLILAASGFANCSVVEKENIRIFQLKKGELSLKVTNWGASIVSLLLPDRNGKLGDVVLGYDSVKDYTSDSTYFGATVGRVANRIGGAQFTLNGTHYKLVANEGNNTLHGGSRGFSDVLWKVERYQKEGPSPSITFSYHSVDGEEGFPGDLIVTVSYILTGKNQLVILMKGKALNKPTPVNLANHAYWNLGGQNSGNILNEVVQIFGSKITVVDSKLIPTGKFGYVKGTAYDFLKPHTIGSRINQLAETKGYDINYVLDVEKGKKRKLAAIVQDKKSGRVMELYTNAPGLQFYTGNYVKHVKGKGGYVYNAHAGLCLETQAFPDSVNRPNFPSTIVTPEKPYKHYMLYKFSTKTQY from the exons ATGACCAAGATCTTTGTCTTGCTGCTGTGTCTCATCTTAGCAGCTTCTGGCTTTGCCAATTGCTCTGTTGTTGAGAAGGAAAACATAAGAATCTTTCAGCTCAAGAAAGGTGAACTTTCTTTGAAGGTCACCAACTGGGGTGCATCAATTGTGTCCCTCCTGCTTCCTGATAGGAATG GAAAGTTGGGTGATGTTGTTCTTGGATACGATTCTGTTAAGGATTACACT AGTGATTCAACATATTTTGGTGCTACTGTTGGCCGGGTTGCTAACAGAATTGGAGGAGCTCAGTTTACTCTAAATGGAACACATTACAAATTGGTTGCTAATGAAGGAAACAATACACTTCATG GTGGATCCAGAGGATTTAGTGATGTTCTTTGGAAAGTGGAGAGGTATCAAAAGGAAGGTCCGAGTCCTAGTATTACTTTCAGTTACCACAGCGTTGATGGTGAAGAAG GATTCCCTGGTGATTTGATTGTGACTGTGAGCTACATTTTAACTGGGAAAAACCAATTGGTTATACTTATGAAAGGAAAAGCTCTGAACAAGCCAACTCCAGTGAACTTGGCAAACCATGCTTACTGGAACCTAGGAGGCCAAAACAGTGGCAACATTCTGAATGAGGTTGTACAGATCTTCGGTTCCAAAATCACAGTTGTTGACAGCAAACTCATTCCTACTGGAAAATTTGGTTATGTAAAAGGAACAGCTTATGATTTCCTTAAGCCACACACTATTGGAAGCAGGATCAATCAGCTGGCTGAAACCAAAGGTTATGACATCAACTATGTGCTGGATGTTGAGAAGGGGAAAAAGAGGAAGCTAGCGGCTATAGTGCAGGATAAGAAATCTGGAAGAGTGATGGAGCTGTACACGAATGCTCCCGGTCTGCAGTTTTACACTGGTAACTATGTCAAGCATGTGAAGGGGAAAGGTGGGTATGTATACAATGCTCATGCAGGACTATGTTTGGAGACTCAAGCCTTCCCTGATTCAGTGAATCGTCCTAATTTCCCTTCAACAATTGTCACCCCAGAAAAGCCTTACAAGCACTATATGCTTTACAAGTTTTCCACCAAAACTCAATATTAG